One segment of Paenibacillus rhizovicinus DNA contains the following:
- a CDS encoding glycosyltransferase family 2 protein, whose product MKKRKLVVFLPAHNEERNIGQVIERIPREMGRNWTVEVLVIDDGSADGTVEEALRAGADHVVSFKENRGLGAAVREGLAGCVRLGADIGLMIDADNEYPAEEIPEVIAPIREGRADYTMGSRFKGTIRGMKLHRRLGNICFTMLQAILLRRMIWDGQSGMRGFSREAMDCADIIHDYNYAQVLTLNLVRQGFVMEEVPITYQVRVHGQSFIKFRKYVGNVLPAIWREMRRPAAERERVPRAAVPQAAYAATPAGSAPQGESKQRYG is encoded by the coding sequence ATGAAGAAGAGGAAGCTGGTCGTGTTCCTGCCCGCCCACAATGAAGAACGGAATATTGGACAGGTGATCGAACGTATTCCCCGGGAAATGGGTAGGAATTGGACGGTCGAGGTATTGGTCATCGATGACGGATCCGCGGACGGCACCGTCGAAGAAGCTTTGCGGGCGGGCGCCGACCATGTGGTGTCCTTCAAGGAGAACCGGGGACTTGGCGCCGCGGTGCGCGAAGGGCTGGCGGGCTGCGTGCGGCTGGGCGCCGACATCGGGCTGATGATCGACGCGGACAATGAATACCCGGCCGAAGAGATTCCGGAGGTCATTGCGCCTATTCGGGAAGGACGGGCGGATTATACGATGGGCTCGCGGTTCAAAGGAACGATTCGCGGCATGAAGCTGCATCGGCGTCTCGGAAACATCTGTTTCACCATGCTGCAAGCGATACTGCTGCGCCGCATGATATGGGACGGACAGTCGGGCATGCGCGGCTTCTCGCGGGAAGCGATGGATTGCGCGGACATTATCCATGATTATAATTACGCGCAGGTGCTGACGCTTAATCTGGTGCGCCAAGGCTTCGTGATGGAGGAAGTGCCGATTACGTATCAAGTTCGGGTGCATGGGCAGTCGTTCATTAAGTTCCGCAAATACGTCGGCAACGTGCTGCCTGCTATATGGAGAGAGATGCGGCGGCCGGCTGCGGAGCGCGAGCGGGTTCCGCGGGCGGCTGTGCCTCAGGCCGCCTATGCCGCGACGCCGGCAGGCAGCGCGCCGCAGGGAGAGAGCAAGCAGCGCTATGGGTAA